The Brachyhypopomus gauderio isolate BG-103 chromosome 7, BGAUD_0.2, whole genome shotgun sequence genome has a window encoding:
- the trim32 gene encoding E3 ubiquitin-protein ligase TRIM32, which produces MATPSCLDPDLLREVLECPICLETYNQEQLRPKLLQCGHSVCRQCLEKLLASTINGVRCPFCSKVSRMSSISQLADNLTVLKIIDCVSACGSSGSGLMCRSCKSRLPRQYCCDCSCVLCDACRVEGHGHQGHTVQTIRAAAEQRRRELAGRLAALQEAMGSIQRKKAAVDGVAKSLRLKYKAVQQEYGRAELQLQEELSRSRRAFSASVAELEKMNAQVLEEHAYRLNVAEVQVVSRCDYLTMRIKQTDIALLEEGGGGGHGDDDDEEELDLKSGLPVLLKLQEPELVKAESPQSLDVGRLTTKPCTVNTDEEQGQEQAAAATTSDLYRDVDMVIAAEEAVCASPGSFKSKSVDGEAPTASGTTGGGQLCQFVKKMGCKGNLPGMFNLPVSVCVTPHGDVLVADRGNYRIQIFNRKGFQREIRRNPSSIDNFVLSFLGADLPNLIPLSIAITPQGLIGVTDNYDNSVKVYTTDGHCVACHKNQLIKPWGIAAMPSGQFVVSDVEGGKLWCLAVDRNVGVVNYNRLCSAVRPKFVTCDSAGTVYFTQGLGLNIENRHNEHHLEGGFSIGSVGTDGQLGKQLSHFFSETEDFRCITGMCVDANGDLLVTDSGRKEILQFPKEGGYNILIQEGLTCPVGVAVTHKGQLLVLDCWDHCVKVYTYLQKRRSSTC; this is translated from the coding sequence ATGGCCACTCCGTCGTGTCTGGACCCGGATCTGTTGCGGGAGGTGCTGGAGTGCCCCATCTGCCTGGAGACCTACAACCAGGAGCAGCTGCGGCCCAAGCTGCTCCAGTGCGGCCACTCCGTGTGCCGGCAGTGCCTGGAGAAGCTCCTGGCCAGCACCATCAACGGCGTGCGCTGCCCGTTCTGTAGCAAGGTGTCCCGCATGAGCAGCATCTCCCAGCTGGCCGACAACCTCACCGTGCTGAAGATCATCGACTGCGTCAGTGCCTGCGGCTCCTCGGGCTCCGGCCTCATGTGCCGGTCCTGCAAGAGCCGGCTGCCCCGGCAGTACTGCTGCGACTGCTCCTGCGTGCTGTGCGACGCCTGCAGGGTGGAGGGCCACGGCCACCAGGGCCACACCGTCCAGACCATCCGGGCCGCCGCCGAGCAGCGGCGCCGGGAGCTGGCCGGGAGGCTGGCCGCCCTCCAGGAGGCCATGGGCAGCATCCAGAGGAAGAAGGCGGCCGTGGACGGCGTGGCCAAGTCCCTGAGGCTGAAGTACAAGGCGGTGCAGCAGGAGTACGGGCGGGCGGAGCTgcagctgcaggaggagctgAGCCGCTCCCGCAGGGCCTTCTCCGCCTCCGTGGCGGAGCTGGAGAAGATGAACGCGCAGGTGCTGGAGGAGCACGCGTACCGGCTGAACGTCGCCGAGGTGCAGGTGGTGTCTCGCTGCGACTACCTCACCATGAGGATCAAGCAGACCGACATCGCCCTgctggaggaaggaggaggaggaggtcacGGCGACGACGATGACGAGGAGGAGCTGGATCTAAAGAGCGGCCTGCCCGTCCTCCTCAAGCTCCAGGAGCCTGAGCTGGTGAAGGCGGAGAGCCCACAGTCTCTGGACGTTGGACGACTGACCACCAAGCCCTGTACGGTAAACACGGACGAGGAGCAGGGGCAGGAACAGGCCGCCGCAGCTACCACCTCGGACCTGTACCGCGACGTGGACATGGTGATCGCGGCCGAGGAGGCGGTGTGTGCCTCGCCCGGCAGCTTCAAGTCCAAATCGGTGGACGGAGAGGCTCCCACGGCGTCCGGGACCACGGGCGGGGGCCAGCTCTGCCAGTTCGTGAAGAAGATGGGCTGCAAAGGCAACCTGCCTGGGATGTTCAACCTGCCCGTGAGCGTCTGCGTGACGCCCCACGGCGACGTGCTGGTCGCCGATCGCGGGAACTACCGCATCCAGATCTTCAACCGCAAGGGCTTCCAGCGCGAGATTCGCCGCAACCCCAGCAGCATAGACAACTTCGTCCTGAGCTTCCTGGGCGCCGACCTGCCCAACCTCATCCCCCTGTCCATCGCCATCACGCCGCAGGGCCTCATCGGGGTCACCGACAACTACGACAACTCCGTCAAGGTTTACACCACGGACGGCCACTGTGTCGCCTGCCACAAGAACCAGCTGATCAAGCCCTGGGGCATCGCCGCCATGCCCTCGGGCCAGTTCGTGGTGTCCGACGTGGAGGGCGGGAAGCTGTGGTGCTTGGCCGTGGATCGCAACGTGGGCGTGGTCAACTACAACAGGCTGTGCTCGGCCGTCAGACCGAAGTTCGTCACCTGCGACTCCGCGGGCACGGTGTACTTCACCCAGGGCCTGGGGCTGAACATCGAGAACAGGCACAACGAGCACCACCTGGAGGGGGGGTTCTCCATCGGCTCGGTGGGCACGGACGGGCAGCTGGGCAAACAGCTGAGCCACTTCTTCTCCGAGACGGAGGACTTCCGCTGCATCACAGGCATGTGCGTGGACGCCAACGGGGACCTGCTGGTGACCGACAGCGGGCGCAAGGAGATCCTGCAGTTCCCCAAAGAAGGGGGCTATAACATCCTGATTCAGGAGGGCCTCACGTGCCCCGTGGGCGTGGCCGTCACACACAAAGGGCAACTGCTGGTTTTAGACTGCTGGGACCACTGTGTCAAGGTGTACACGTATTTGCAGAAGCGACGCTCCTCGACCTGCTGA